In the genome of Quercus robur chromosome 3, dhQueRobu3.1, whole genome shotgun sequence, one region contains:
- the LOC126716592 gene encoding uncharacterized protein LOC126716592 — protein sequence MELEKPMLREAPSAQPKNKQKNGTRRRSINSHGTSSSQLSDDLCHRSESFRTLEMGVPRANSTEEKLTWLRSQIIGGDAEIDSLFGKRRLTYADHTASGRSLQYIETFIIDNVLPFYGNTHTCDSHVGSWTTKMVHEATSYIKKSLGGGQEDAILFCGSGTTAAIKRLQEVMGIAVPSILKDRVLKFLRSEERWVVFVGPYEHHSNLLSWRQSLAEVIEIGLDDNGLIDMEALKLQLETYKYANRPILGSFSACSNVSGIYSDTRAIAKLLHQYGGFACFDFAASGPYVEIDMRSGEIDGYDAIFLSPHKFLGGPGSPGILLMRKVLYRLESSPPSTCGGGTVNYVNGFNEKDTLYMEDIEERENGGTPQIIQTVRAALALWVKEYIGYQVIEKQEHTYIEKALERLLLNQNICILGNTSAKRQAILSFLIYSTSNSSLAGLKNGSNDPFDNTDSCREVKVKEFYLWGETGKNKDKPLHGPFVAALLNDLFGIQARGGCACAGPYGHDLLNVGEFHSLALRALIQKGYVGVKPGWTRVSFPYYMSQEEFEFILAAVEFLAIYGQRFLPLYNFNLRSGSWSLKKKAVKELLSKENKCNVHVLPVASAMHTDTVNLKHHNSKKRENVNVNVIAKQTGSENKLTAYLETAKYIASLLPKFPPQRRLPNDTDINLLHFRL from the exons ATGGAACTGGAGAAACCCATGTTAAGAGAAGCTCCTAGTGCTCAACCAAAAAACAAGCAAAAGAATGGTACTAGGAGGAGGAGCATCAATTCACATGGAACAAGTAGTTCTCAACTTTCTGATGATCTTTGCCATCGTTCTGAATCCTTTAGGACACTAGAAATGGGTGTTCCAAGGGCCAACTCGACCGAGGAAAAACTAACTTGGCTGCGCTCTCAAATCATTGGCGGTGATGCAGAAATCGATTCTCTCTTTGGAAAAAGAAGACTCACCTATGCTGATCACACCGCCTCTGGCCGGTCTCTTCAATATATTGAAACTTTCATCATTGACAATGTTCTTCCTTTTTATG GGAACACTCACACTTGTGACAGTCACGTGGGGTCCTGGACAACAAAAATGGTGCATGAAGCAACCAGTTACATCAAGAAAAGCTTAGGTGGTGGACAGGAAGATGCAATCTTGTTCTGTGGCTCGGGCACAACTGCTGCTATCAAAAGGCTTCAAGAAGTAATGGGAATTGCAGTACCATCCATTTTGAAAGACAGGGTACTTAAATTCCTTCGTAGTGAAGAAAGGTGGGTGGTTTTTGTTGGTCCTTATGAGCACCACTCCAACCTTCTCTCATGGCGGCAAAGCTTGGCTGAAGTAATAGAGATTGGTTTAGATGACAATGGTTTGATAGACATGGAGGCTCTAAAACTACAACTTGAGACTTATAAATATGCCAACCGTCCAATTTTGGGTTCCTTTTCGGCTTGTAGCAACGTGTCCGGAATTTATTCGGATACGCGTGCAATTGCTAAATTACTTCATCAATATGGAGGTTTTGCATGCTTTGATTTTGCAGCAAG TGGCCCTTATGTGGAGATTGACATGAGATCTGGGGAGATTGATGGCTATGATGCCATTTTCCTTAGTCCACATAAGTTCCTTGGTGGGCCCGGATCACCTGGCATACTTTTGATGAGAAAGGTCCTCTATCGACTGGAATCTTCTCCACCATCAACTTGTGGAGGTGGAACTGTTAATTATGTCAATGGCTTCAATGAAAAG GACACATTATATATGGAGGACATAGAAGAAAGGGAAAATGGTGGGACTCCTCAAATAATACAGACAGTTAGAGCAGCATTGGCCTTGTGGGTGAAGGAATACATTGGTTACCAAGTGATAGAAAAACAGGAGCACACCTACATAGAGAAGGCTCTTGAGAGGCTTCTCCTAAATCAGAACATATGCATTTTAGGAAATACAAGTGCCAAGCGCCAAGCTATATTGTCTTTCCTCATTTATAGTACTAGCAATTCCTCATTGGCTGGTCTCAAAAATGGGAGTAATGACCCGTTTGACAATACAGATAGCTGCAGAGAGGTAAAGGTGAAAGAGTTTTACTTGTGGGGAGAGACagggaaaaataaagataaaccTCTTCATGGACCATTTGTTGCAGCACTCCTCAATGACCTGTTTGGCATCCAGGCTCGAGGTGGATGCGCTTGTGCCGGACCCTATGGTCACGATTTACTTAATGTGGGTGAGTTTCATTCACTCGCCCTGAGAGCTCTCATTCAAAAG GGCtatgttggagtaaaaccaGGATGGACTAGGGTCAGCTTTCCCTACTACATGTCCCAAGaggaatttgagtttattttaGCAGCAGTGGAATTTTTAGCTATTTATGGGCAACGGTTCCTTCCTTTATATAACTTCAACTTAAGAAGTGGTAGTTGGTCATTGAAGAAAAAGGCAGTTAAGGAACTACTTAGCAAGGAAAACAAGTGCAACGTTCACGTATTGCCAGTGGCCAGTGCTATGCATACAGATACAGTGAACTTAAAGCATCACAATTCAAAAAAACGGGAGAATGTGAATGTGAATGTGATAGCTAAACAAACTGGATCCGAAAATAAGCTTACAGCATATTTGGAAACGGCTAAGTACATTGCCAGTCTCCTCCCCAAGTTCCCTCCACAGCGCAGACTGCCAAATGACACAGATATCAACCTCCTCCACTTCAGACTCTAG